One Manihot esculenta cultivar AM560-2 chromosome 18, M.esculenta_v8, whole genome shotgun sequence genomic window carries:
- the LOC110606325 gene encoding probable beta-D-xylosidase 7, whose amino-acid sequence MKKLPSLCLIAFLHFTSLLLISVQSARPPFACDPSNELTKSFPFCKRSLPISERVKDLVSRLTLDEKVLQLVDTAPAIPRLGIPAYEWWSEALHGVAFLPHVATRQGIHFNGTITAATNFPQVILTAATFDPLLWYRIGQVAGKEARAIYNAGQATGLTFWSPNINIFRDPRWGRGQETAGEDPLVSGKYAVSFVRGLQGDSYEGGALGEHLQASACCKHFTAYDLDHWKDMHRFIFNAKVTKQDMADTFQPPFQSCVQEGKASGIMCAYNQVNGIPNCADYNLLSKTARGEWGFQGYITSDCDAVAVMHENQMYAKTPEDAAADVLKAGMDMDCGYYLKYYTKSAVEKKKVKEFDVDRALHNLFTMRMRLGLFNGDPVKLPYGNIGADQVCSQKHQAIALEAARDGIVLLKNSDQLPLSKSNIKSLAVIGPNADNATILLGNYAGPPCQAITPLQGLQNYIKNTKYHKGCNTVACSSAELDEAVKVAEAADQVVLVMGLDQEQEREERDRIDLLLPGKQQELITSVTKAAKKPVVLLLLCGGPVDVSFAKTNEKIGSILWAGYPGQYGGTALAEIIFGDHNPGGRLPMTWYPQQFTQVPMTDMRMRANSSSGYPGRTYRFYQGKKVFEFGYGLSYSNYSYEIVSVTPDKINLRSSTKDEKSNHKPVSNLGADLCEKSTLSVVVRVKNQGVMTGKHPVLLFMRPAKGEYGTPMKKLVGFQSIKLKSGETAEIEYKLNPCEHLSRADEDGLMVMYEGLQYLLVGDKESPIYVIV is encoded by the exons ATGAAGAAGCTCCCAAGCCTCTGTCTCATAGCCTTTCTCCACTTTACTTCCCTTCTCCTTATCTCTGTTCAGTCTGCTCGCCCTCCATTTGCCTGTGATCCCTCTAATGAATTAACAAAATCATTCCCCTTTTGCAAAAGATCATTGCCTATAAGCGAAAGGGTCAAAGATCTTGTCTCTAGACTCACATTGGATGAGAAGGTCTTGCAACTTGTAGACACAGCACCTGCTATACCTCGGCTCGGAATCCCTGCCTATGAGTGGTGGTCGGAAGCATTACATGGGGTTGCCTTCTTGCCTCATGTTGCAACTAGGCAAGGTATCCATTTCAATGGAACCATTACGGCTGCCACTAACTTTCCACAAGTCATTCTCACTGCTGCTACATTTGATCCCCTGCTATGGTATCGCATTGGTCAA GTGGCTGGAAAAGAAGCAAGAGCTATATATAATGCTGGCCAAGCTACAGGATTGACATTTTGGTCACCAAATATCAATATATTTAGGGACCCAAGATGGGGAAGAGGGCAAGAAACAGCTGGAGAAGATCCCTTGGTTTCAGGGAAGTATGCAGTGTCATTTGTGAGAGGGCTTCAAGGAGACTCTTATGAAGGCGGAGCCCTTGGGGAGCATCTTCAAGCTTCAGCTTGCTGCAAGCATTTTACAGCTTATGACCTGGATCACTGGAAAGACATGCATAGGTTTATATTCAATGCTAAA GTCACAAAACAAGACATGGCCGATACGTTTCAACCTCCATTTCAAAGTTGCGTGCAAGAAGGAAAAGCCAGTGGGATCATGTGTGCTTATAATCAAGTTAATGGAATCCCAAACTGTGCAGATTACAATCTCTTGTCAAAGACAGCCAGAGGAGAGTGGGGCTTCCAAGG GTACATCACCTCTGACTGCGACGCTGTAGCTGTCATGCATGAAAATCAGATGTATGCTAAAACACCAGAAGATGCAGCTGCAGATGTGCTTAAAGCAG GGATGGACATGGACTGTGGCTATTATCTGAAATACTATACCAAATCAGCAGTAGAAAAGAAGAAAGTAAAAGAATTTGATGTTGACAGAGCCCTTCACAACCTCTTCACCATGAGGATGAGGCTTGGATTATTCAACGGTGATCCAGTTAAACTTCCTTATGGCAATATTGGCGCAGACCAAGTTTGTTCACAAAAGCATCAAGCCATAGCTCTTGAAGCAGCTCGAGATGGCATTGTTTTGCTGAAGAACTCAGATCAGCTGCCTCTTTCAAAATCAAACATCAAATCCCTTGCAGTTATTGGCCCTAATGCAGACAATGCAACAATACTTCTTGGAAATTATGCAGGTCCCCCATGCCAAGCCATTACACCATTGCAAGGATTGCAGAATTACATTAAGAACACCAAGTATCACAAAGGTTGCAATACAGTTGCTTGTTCCTCAGCTGAACTTGACGAAGCAGTAAAAGTAGCAGAAGCAGCAGATCAAGTGGTGTTAGTTATGGGGCTTGATCAAGAACAAGAAAGGGAAGAACGTGATCGAATTGACTTGTTACTTCCAGGGAAGCAGCAGGAGCTGATAACTAGCGTCACAAAAGCTGCAAAAAAACCTGTTGTTCTGTTGCTTCTTTGTGGAGGTCCAGTAGATGTATCTTTTGCCAAAACTAATGAGAAAATTGGAAGCATTTTGTGGGCTGGTTATCCAGGTCAATACGGAGGAACTGCACTTGCAGAAATCATTTTTGGTGACCATAACCCAGGTGGGAGATTACCAATGACTTGGTATCCACAACAGTTCACTCAGGTGCCAATGACAGACATGAGGATGCGAGCTAATTCATCTTCTGGCTATCCTGGCCGAACTTACAGATTTTATCAAGGCAAAAAAGTATTTGAATTTGGTTATGGTCTGAGTTACTCAAACTATTCTTATGAGATTGTCTCTGTTACACCAGACAAGATCAACTTAAGATCATCAACTAAGGATGAAAAATCAAATCACAAGCCAgtctcaaacttgggggcaGATCTCTGTGAAAAGAGCACATTGTCTGTTGTTGTAAGAGTTAAAAACCAAGGGGTAATGACAGGCAAGCATCCAGTATTGCTCTTTATGAGGCCAGCAAAGGGTGAATATGGGACGCCAATGAAAAAATTAGTTGGATTTCAAAGCATCAAACTTAAATCAGGGGAAACTGCTGAAATTGAATATAAGCTGAACCCTTGTGAGCACCTTAGCAGAGCTGATGAAGATGGGTTGATGGTGATGTATGAAGGGCTTCAGTACTTGCTTGTTGGAGACAAAGAGTCACCAATCTATGTGATAGTTTGA
- the LOC110607086 gene encoding protein DOWNSTREAM OF FLC codes for MARTLLLLALVVLPALVSAARPARNPFELEGRVYCDTCRAGYETAKTTYIAGAKVRVECKDRKTMDLVYSKEGTTDSTGTYKIYIDEDHQDQLCDAMLIRSPIKDCNSPSSGRDRARVILTGYNGIASNKRFANAMGFMKDEAISGCTELLRQYQEYEE; via the exons ATGGCTAGAACATTGTTGCTGCTCGCCCTCGTCGTGCTTCCGGCACTTGTGAGCGCCGCTCGCCCTGCCAGAAACCCATTTGAGTTGGAGGGCCGTGTTTACTGTGACACTTGCCGTGCTGGTTATGAAACAGCCAAAACCACCTATATAGCTG GTGCCAAGGTTAGAGTGGAATGCAAGGACAGGAAGACAATGGATCTTGTATACAGCAAGGAAGGAACAACAGACTCAACAGGAACATACAAGATTTACATTGACGAGGACCATCAAGATCAACTCTGTGATGCTATGCTAATTAGGAGCCCCATCAAGGATTGCAATTCACCCTCGTCTGGGCGTGACCGAGCCCGTGTTATCTTGACTGGTTACAATGGCATTGCATCCAACAAACGTTTTGCCAATGCTATGGGTTTCATGAAGGATGAGGCCATTTCTGGTTGTACCGAGCTTCTCAGGCAATATCAGGAGTATGAGGAGTAA
- the LOC110606459 gene encoding probable beta-D-xylosidase 7, with the protein MMKLVILIVIVVTNITSQVHSVESVSPPFACDFSNPSTKLYPFCKTTLSISQRVQDLISRLTFDEKIAQLAYAAPPIPRLGIPSYHWWGEALHGIVYVGNATYGINFNGTIRSATSFPQVLLTTASFNPQIWFRIGQVIGEEARALYNAGQATGLTFWSPNINIFRDPRWGRGQETPGEDPLVAGKYAMLFVRGVQGDSFEGGKLGVGDHLQASACCKHFTAYDLDNWKGVSTLVFDARVTLQDLADTFQPPFHSCIVEGKASGIMCAYNRVNGVPNCADYNLLSKTARGKWGFQGYIVSDCYAVAQLHDNQGYAKSPEDAVADVLKAGMDVDCGGYVSNHTKSAIKQKKLGESEIDRALGNLFSVRMRLGLFNGNPLKLPYGNIGSDKVCSKEHQDLALEAAREGIVLLKNSVKFLPLKKSKTRSLAVVGHNADEPQTILGSYKGLPCNIVTPLQALQKYVKKVRHHRGCDTAGCTSASIDKAVRIARVVDHVVLIIGLDQTQEREGLDRLNLVLPGKQQELIRKVAKAAKKPVVLVILSGGPIDITFAKNDNKIGSILWAGYPGEAGGTALAEIIFGDYNPGGRLPVTWYPQDFTKVQMVDMRMRSEPSSGYPGRTYRFYGGKKVFEFGYGLSYTNYSYNFISVSRTNITFYKRKSNLNSYILVSDLGTELCENSKFWVTIGVENTGMMAGRHPVLVFAKQAKLGNGKPLKQLVGFQSVKLNAKAKAEIKYELNPCEHLTRANEDGSMVIDEGLYYFIVGSEEYPLTVIVA; encoded by the exons ATGATGAAACTTGTAATCCTCATAGTTATAGTTGTCACTAACATTACTTCGCAGGTTCACTCGGTTGAATCAGTTTCACCTCCATTTGCATGCGACTTCTCAAACCCATCAACGAAACTCTATCCTTTTTGCAAAACCACGTTATCCATAAGCCAGAGGGTCCAAGACCTTATTTCTAGGCTTACGTTTGATGAAAAAATAGCCCAACTAGCTTACGCAGCCCCTCCAATTCCTCGACTCGGCATCCCTAGCTACCATTGGTGGGGCGAAGCATTACACGGTATAGTTTACGTGGGCAATGCAACCTACGGCATCAACTTCAACGGGACCATTCGGTCTGCCACCAGCTTCCCTCAGGTCCTTCTCACAACTGCTTCTTTCAATCCTCAGATCTGGTTTCGCATTGGTCAA GTGATTGGAGAAGAAGCTAGAGCATTGTATAATGCTGGACAAGCAACTGGACTCACATTTTGGTCCCCAAATATTAACATATTCAGAGACCCAAGATGGGGTAGAGGCCAAGAGACACCAGGAGAAGACCCATTGGTTGCAGGGAAGTATGCGATGTTATTTGTAAGAGGAGTTCAAGGTGATTCTTTTGAAGGAGGGAAACTTGGGGTTGGTGATCATCTTCAAGCTTCAGCTTGCTGTAAGCATTTCACAGCTTATGACCTCGATAATTGGAAGGGCGTGAGCACTTTAGTGTTTGATGCTCGT GTGACGTTGCAGGATTTGGCGGATACCTTCCAGCCTCCATTTCATAGTTGCATAGTGGAAGGGAAAGCCAGTGGGATAATGTGCGCTTATAATCGTGTCAATGGAGTCCCAAATTGTGCAGATTATAATCTCTTGTCTAAGACGGCCAGAGGAAAATGGGGTTTCCAGGG GTACATTGTATCAGACTGTTATGCGGTTGCCCAGTTGCATGACAACCAAGGATACGCAAAATCGCCGGAGGATGCCGTCGCAGATGTCCTGAAAGCTG GAATGGATGTGGACTGCGGGGGCTATGTGTCTAACCATACCAAATCAGCTATAAAGCAGAAAAAATTGGGAGAATCAGAAATAGACAGGGCCCTTGGAAACCTCTTCTCTGTCAGGATGAGGTTAGGCCTCTTCAATGGCAATCCTTTAAAACTGCCCTATGGAAATATCGGTTCAGACAAAGTCTGCTCAAAAGAGCACCAGGATCTAGCACTTGAGGCTGCTAGAGAGGGCATTGTCCTTCTAAAGAACTCTGTTAAATTCCTCCCACTTAAGAAATCAAAAACCAGATCTCTTGCTGTTGTAGGCCACAATGCTGATGAACCACAAACTATCCTCGGAAGCTATAAAGGTCTACCTTGCAACATTGTTACACCTCTGCAAGCATTGCAGAAGTATGTTAAAAAAGTTAGGCATCACCGCGGTTGCGACACAGCTGGATGTACTTCAGCTTCTATAGACAAAGCAGTAAGAATTGCAAGAGTGGTAGACCATGTGGTACTAATAATAGGATTGGATCAAACTCAGGAGAGGGAAGGTCTCGACCGCTTGAATTTGGTGCTTCCAGGGAAACAGCAGGAGCTCATCAGAAAAGTTGCAAAAGCTGCAAAGAAGCCTGTTGTTTTGGTTATTCTTTCTGGAGGTCCAATAGACATAACTTTTGCCAAAAATGATAACAAAATTGGCAGCATTCTGTGGGCAGGTTATCCAGGAGAAGCTGGAGGGACTGCACTTGCAGAAATCATATTCGGTGACTATAATCCAG GAGGAAGATTACCAGTGACATGGTATCCACAAGATTTTACCAAGGTGCAAATGGTAGACATGAGAATGCGTAGTGAACCATCTTCAGGTTATCCAGGGCGCACCTACAGATTCTATGGAGGCAAGAAGGTTTTCGAATTTGGTTATGGTCTCAGCTACACAAACTATTCTTACAACTTCATTTCTGTTTCCAGAACCAATATCACCTTTTACAAAAGAAAATCAAATCTCAACAGCTACATATTAGTTTCAGATTTAGGTACAGAACTATGTGAAAATAGCAAGTTCTGGGTTACCATCGGAGTTGAGAACACAGGGATGATGGCAGGTAGGCACCCAGTGTTGGTTtttgcaaaacaggcaaagctTGGAAATGGGAAGCCACTGAAACAGTTGGTTGGTTTCCAGAGTGTGAAGTTGAACGCTAAGGCGAAAGCTGAAATAAAATATGAGCTTAATCCTTGTGAGCATCTCACCAGAGCTAATGAAGATGGTTCAATGGTGATAGACGAGGGGCTGTATTACTTTATTGTTGGATCGGAAGAGTACCCATTAACTGTCATTGTTGCTTGA
- the LOC110606824 gene encoding phosphatidylinositol transfer protein 3 isoform X1 — MSGGLKKSPSNGFENSLTPEAQQAKINEVRRLVGPLPEKLSIYCSDASISRHLRARNWSVKKTTKMLKETLKWRAEYKPEEIRWEEIAREAETGKIYRLNSVDKHGRTVLVMRPSCQNTKSTKGQIRYLVYCMENAILNLSPDQEQMVWLIDFHGFNLSHISLKVTKETAHVLQDHYPERLGLAILYNPPKFFEPFWMAAKVFLEPKTYNKVKFVYSDEVNTMKIMEELFDMDQLESAFGGKDNSGFDISKYAERMKEDDKRMPLLWTVGSEPSAMPQPALTSTASLDVSMESHSDASETDETDSSQLHGISTEIASNDVNTPAVDGGRNGSENVHVNVKTQEDQARA; from the exons ATGAGTGGGGGTCTAAAGAAATCTCCTTCAAATGGCTTTGAGAATTCTTTGACACCTGAAGCGCAGCAGGCAAAG ATTAATGAGGTGAGAAGGTTAGTGGGACCATTGCCTGAGAAGTTGTCCATTTATTGTTCTGATGCTTCAATCTCAAGACATCTAAGGGCACGAAACTGGAGCGTGAAAAAGACAACAAAAATGCTTAAAGAGACCTTAAAATGGAGAGCAGAATATAAACCAGAAGAAATTCGCTGG GAAGAAATTGCTCGTGAAGCAGAGACAGGAAAAATCTACAGATTAAATTCTGTTGACAAGCATGGGAGAACAGTTCTTGTTATGCGACCCAGTTGTCAG AACACAAAATCCACAAAAGGACAGATTAGGTACTTGGTGTATTGCATGGAGAATGCCATTTTGAATTTATCTCCAGATCAGGAGCAGATGGTGTGGCTGATTGATTTCCATGGATTCAATCTGTCACATATTTCACTGAAGGTGACAAAGGAAACAGCACATGTTTTACAAGACCATTATCCAGAGCGGCTGGGTCTGGCAATCCTATATAATCCACCAAAGTTCTTTGAACCATTTTGGATG GCAGCAAAAGTGTTTCTAGAGCCCAAGACTTACAATAAAGTCAAGTTTGTTTACTCTGATGAAGTTAACACCATGAAAATAATGGAAGAACTATTTGATATGGACCAACTCGAGTCTGCATTTGGGGGCAAAGATAATTCCGGTTTTGATATCAGTAAATATGCTGAGAGGATGAAGGAGGATGACAAAAGGATGCCTTTACTTTGGACAGTAGGGAGTGAACCCTCAGCAATGCCACAACCAGCCCTGACTTCTACTGCTTCCTTGGATGTCAGCATGGAATCACATTCTGATGCTTCTGAAACTGATGAAACAGACAGTTCTCAGCTTCACGGGATAAGTACAGAAATTGCCTCCAATGATGTCAATACACCAGCTGTTGATGGTGGCAGAAATGGGTCAGAAAATGTACATGTTAACGTGAAAACCCAGGAAGACCAAGCACGTGCCTGA
- the LOC110606824 gene encoding phosphatidylinositol transfer protein 3 isoform X2 encodes MSGGLKKSPSNGFENSLTPEAQQAKINEVRRLVGPLPEKLSIYCSDASISRHLRARNWSVKKTTKMLKETLKWRAEYKPEEIRWNTKSTKGQIRYLVYCMENAILNLSPDQEQMVWLIDFHGFNLSHISLKVTKETAHVLQDHYPERLGLAILYNPPKFFEPFWMAAKVFLEPKTYNKVKFVYSDEVNTMKIMEELFDMDQLESAFGGKDNSGFDISKYAERMKEDDKRMPLLWTVGSEPSAMPQPALTSTASLDVSMESHSDASETDETDSSQLHGISTEIASNDVNTPAVDGGRNGSENVHVNVKTQEDQARA; translated from the exons ATGAGTGGGGGTCTAAAGAAATCTCCTTCAAATGGCTTTGAGAATTCTTTGACACCTGAAGCGCAGCAGGCAAAG ATTAATGAGGTGAGAAGGTTAGTGGGACCATTGCCTGAGAAGTTGTCCATTTATTGTTCTGATGCTTCAATCTCAAGACATCTAAGGGCACGAAACTGGAGCGTGAAAAAGACAACAAAAATGCTTAAAGAGACCTTAAAATGGAGAGCAGAATATAAACCAGAAGAAATTCGCTGG AACACAAAATCCACAAAAGGACAGATTAGGTACTTGGTGTATTGCATGGAGAATGCCATTTTGAATTTATCTCCAGATCAGGAGCAGATGGTGTGGCTGATTGATTTCCATGGATTCAATCTGTCACATATTTCACTGAAGGTGACAAAGGAAACAGCACATGTTTTACAAGACCATTATCCAGAGCGGCTGGGTCTGGCAATCCTATATAATCCACCAAAGTTCTTTGAACCATTTTGGATG GCAGCAAAAGTGTTTCTAGAGCCCAAGACTTACAATAAAGTCAAGTTTGTTTACTCTGATGAAGTTAACACCATGAAAATAATGGAAGAACTATTTGATATGGACCAACTCGAGTCTGCATTTGGGGGCAAAGATAATTCCGGTTTTGATATCAGTAAATATGCTGAGAGGATGAAGGAGGATGACAAAAGGATGCCTTTACTTTGGACAGTAGGGAGTGAACCCTCAGCAATGCCACAACCAGCCCTGACTTCTACTGCTTCCTTGGATGTCAGCATGGAATCACATTCTGATGCTTCTGAAACTGATGAAACAGACAGTTCTCAGCTTCACGGGATAAGTACAGAAATTGCCTCCAATGATGTCAATACACCAGCTGTTGATGGTGGCAGAAATGGGTCAGAAAATGTACATGTTAACGTGAAAACCCAGGAAGACCAAGCACGTGCCTGA
- the LOC110605991 gene encoding probable beta-D-xylosidase 7, translating to MNGSHQQLTMRIKIQSLCLVTLLFILADSSQPPFSCDSSNPSTKSYPFCQTSLPISQRVQDLVSRLTLDEKISQLVDTAPAIPRFGIPAYEWWSEALHGVAFLPEVSQRQGIHFNGTIKSATSFPQVILTAASFDAYLWYSIGQVTGIEARAIYNAGQAIGMTFWAPNINIFRDPRWGRGQETPGEDPLVTGKYAVSFVRGVQGDSFQGGVLGEQLQASACCKHFTAYDLDKWNGTNRFIFNAQVTLQDLADTYQPPFRSCIQEGKASGIMCAYNQVNGVPNCADYNLLSKTARGQWNFNGYITSDCDAVSIIFDDQGYAKSPEDAVADVLKAGMDVNCGDYLKKYTKSAVEKKKLTESDIDRALQNLFSIRMRLGLFNGNPAKLPYGKIGSDQVCSQKHQALALEAARDGIVLLKNSDQLLPLSKSKTTSLAVIGPNAHNSTILLGNYAGPPCKAVTPLQGLKSYIKNTRYHPGCSTVACSSAAIYEAVKLAKEADQVVLVMGLDQTQETEEHDRVDLILPGNQQKLITSVARAAKKPVVLVLLCGGPVDISFAKYDKNIGSILWAGYPGEAGGIALAEIIFGDHNPGGRLPMTWYPQEFTKVPMTDMRMRPQPSSGYPGRTYRFYKGKKVFEFGHGLSYSNYTYELVSPTQNNIHLTSFVDKMVRNSNPISYRAISELGTELCEKSKFSVIVRVKNQGMMSGKHPVLLFLKQPKLGEGRPMKKLIGFQSVKLNAGESGEIEYKLSPCEHLSRANEEGLMVIDEGSQFLLVGGREYPINITI from the exons ATGAATGGCTCTCACCAGCAACTCACAATGAGAATAAAGATCCAGAGTCTCTGTCTCGTAACCCTGCTCTTCATCTTAGCTGATTCATCTCAGCCACCATTCTCATGTGATTCGTCCAATCCATCAACCAAATCCTACCCCTTTTGCCAAACCTCACTCCCCATAAGCCAAAGAGTCCAAGACCTTGTATCTAGGCTCACATTGGATGAGAAGATCTCCCAACTTGTGGACACTGCGCCTGCCATTCCCAGGTTCGGCATCCCCGCCTACGAGTGGTGGTCTGAAGCTTTACATGGTGTTGCGTTCCTTCCTGAGGTCAGCCAAAGGCAAGGCATCCATTTCAATGGCACCATCAAGTCCGCCACTAGCTTCCCTCAAGTCATTCTCACTGCTGCCTCATTTGATGCCTATCTTTGGTATAGCATTGGTCAA GTGACTGGAATAGAAGCCAGAGCAATATACAATGCTGGACAAGCTATTGGCATGACTTTTTGGGCACCAAACATCAATATATTCAGGGATCCAAGATGGGGGAGAGGGCAAGAGACACCTGGAGAAGATCCATTGGTTACAGGGAAGTATGCAGTGTCGTTTGTGAGAGGCGTTCAAGGGGACTCTTTTCAAGGAGGGGTTCTTGGGGAGCAACTTCAGGCATCAGCTTGCTGCAAGCATTTTACTGCTTATGATTTGGATAAATGGAATGGCACAAATAGATTCATTTTTAACGCTCAA gTCACGTTGCAAGACTTAGCTGACACATATCAGCCTCCATTTCGAAGTTGCATACAAGAAGGGAAAGCTAGTGGGATAATGTGTGCTTATAATCAAGTCAATGGAGTCCCAAATTGTGCAGATTACAATCTTTTATCTAAGACTGCTAGAGGACAGTGGAACTTCAATGG GTACATCACATCTGACTGTGATGCGGTTTCCATCATCTTCGATGATCAGGGATATGCTAAATCGCCAGAAGATGCAGTTGCAGATGTGCTTAAAGCTG GGATGGATGTCAACTGTGGTGATTATTTGAAGAAATACACGAAATCAGCAGTAGAAAAGAAGAAACTGACAGAATCTGATATAGATAGAGCACTTCAAAATCTCTTCTCCATTAGGATGAGGCTGGGACTATTCAATGGCAATCCAGCTAAACTGCCTTATGGTAAAATTGGTTCAGATCAAGTTTGTTCTCAAAAGCATCAGGCTCTGGCCCTTGAAGCAGCTCGAGATGGCATTGTCTTGCTAAAGAACTCTGATCAACTTCTCCCTCTTTCAAAATCAAAAACCACGTCCCTTGCAGTTATTGGCCCTAATGCTCATAATTCAACTATTCTTCTAGGAAATTATGCAGGTCCCCCGTGCAAAGCCGTAACACCATTGCAAGGATTGAAGAGTTATATTAAGAACACTAGATATCACCCAGGTTGCAGCACAGTTGCATGTTCCTCAGCTGCAATTTACGAAGCAGTAAAATTGGCAAAAGAAGCAGACCAAGTGGTATTGGTTATGGGACTTGATCAAACTCAAGAAACAGAAGAACACGATCGAGTGGACTTGATACTCCCTGGGAATCAGCAGAAGTTGATAACCAGTGTTGCACGAGCTGCAAAGAAACCTGTTGTTTTGGTGCTTCTTTGTGGAGGACCAGTAGACATATCTTTCGCCAAATATGATAAGAACATTGGAAGCATTTTGTGGGCTGGTTATCCAGGTGAAGCTGGAGGAATTGCACTTGCAGAAATCATCTTTGGTGATCACAATCCAG GAGGGAGATTACCAATGACTTGGTATCCACAAGAGTTCACCAAGGTGCCAATGACAGACATGAGGATGCGGCCTCAACCATCTTCAGGCTACCCTGGCCGCACTTACAGATTCTACAAAGGCAAAAAGGTTTTTGAATTTGGTCACGGTCTAAGTTATTCAAACTATACTTATGAGCTTGTCTCTCCTACACAAAACAATATCCACTTGACATCATTTGTTGATAAAATGGTTCGAAACTCAAACCCCATAAGTTACAGAGCAATTTCAGAGTTAGGCACAGAACTCTGTGAAAAGAGCAAGTTTTCAGTTATCGTGAGAGTTAAAAACCAGGGAATGATGTCAGGCAAGCATCCAGTATTGCTATTTCTGAAGCAACCAAAGCTTGGAGAAGGTAGGCCAATGAAAAAGTTGATTGGATTCCAAAGTGTGAAACTTAATGCAGGGGAGAGTGGTGAAATTGAATATAAGCTAAGCCCTTGTGAGCACCTTAGCAGAGCCAATGAAGAAGGCTTAATGGTGATTGATGAAGGGTCTCAATTCTTGCTTGTGGGAGGCAGAGAATATCCAATTAATATAACTATTTGA
- the LOC110607034 gene encoding 2,3-bisphosphoglycerate-dependent phosphoglycerate mutase 1, translating into MANAVFHQAIWILPSHHLQNSGIHQEFGNVSVKSISKGFKFDLGLSMSRNGGYSSSKGNSFAVEASTSQNSVVDPISAPSNTSSNEFQKKSSEAALILIRHGESLWNEKNLFTGCVDVPLTKKGVEEAIEAGKRISNIPVDIIYTSSLIRAKMTAMLAMTQHRRRKVPIIMHNESEQARAWSQIFSEDTMRQCIPVITAWQLNERMYGELQGLNKQETADRFGKEKVHEWRRSYDIPPPNGESLEMCAERAVAYFKDQIETQLRSGKHVMIAAHGNSLRSIIMYLDKLTSQEVISLELSTGIPMLYIFKEGRFSRRGSPAGPTEAGVYAYTRRLAQYRQKLDEMLH; encoded by the exons ATGGCCAATGCGGTGTTTCACCAGGCAATTTGGATTCTTCCATCCCATCATCTCCAGAATTCTGGAATCCATCAAGAGTTTGGAAATGTTTCAGTGAAATCGATTTCAAAAGGTTTTAAGTTTGATCTCGGATTGTCAATGTCAAGAAATGGAGGTTATAGCTCTAGTAAGGGGAATTCTTTTGCTGTTGAAGCCTCAACTTCTCAAAATTCAGTGGTTGATCCAATTTCAGCCCCCTCAAATACCAGCAGCAATGAATTTCAAAAGAAATCAA GCGAGGCGGCTCTGATACTCATCAGGCATGGTGAGTCGTTATGGAATGAAAAGAACCTGTTCACAGGTTGTGTTGATGTGCCATTAACAAAGAAGGGTGTGGAAGAGGCAATCGAAGCTGGTAAGCGAATCAGCAACATACCTGTGGACATAATATATACATCATCCTTGATTAGAGCAAAGATGACTGCCATGCTTGCCATGACACAGCACCGTCGTAGAAAG GTGCCGATCATCATGCACAATGAGAGTGAACAGGCAAGGGCATGGAGTCAAATATTTAGCGAGGACACAATGAGGCAATGCATTCCAGTTATAACAGCTTGGCAATTAAATGAAAGAAT GTATGGGGAATTACAAGGTCTGAATAAGCAGGAAACAGCAGATAGATTTGGCAAGGAAAAAGTTCACGAGTGGAGGCGAAGTTATGACATACCTCCACCAAATGGGGAGAGTTTGGAAATGTGTGCTGAAAGAGCTGTTGCTTATTTTAAAGATCAG ATTGAAACCCAGCTTCGTTCTGGGAAGCACGTAATGATTGCTGCCCATGGGAATTCGTTGAGGTCCATAATTATGTATCTAGACAAATTAACTTCTCAGGAG GTTATAAGTTTAGAACTATCAACTGGAATACCTATGCTTTACATATTCAAAGAGGGGAGGTTCAGTAGAAGGGGAAGCCCTGCAGGACCAACTGAAGCTGGAGTCTATGCATATACTAGG AGATTAGCTCAATACAGGCAGAAGTTAGATGAGATGTTGCATTAA